From a region of the Pecten maximus chromosome 18, xPecMax1.1, whole genome shotgun sequence genome:
- the LOC117316120 gene encoding LOW QUALITY PROTEIN: calmodulin-regulated spectrin-associated protein 1-like (The sequence of the model RefSeq protein was modified relative to this genomic sequence to represent the inferred CDS: deleted 1 base in 1 codon), producing the protein METASTDSSGGIDNGVIEIIPMDEYDSQKAKLRCSIQWILNKAYKDSRPKEFQDPFYSTPEGSIHVKPRLANLMTTSELYCRACSNMFGDSTSQWKGHWSIIQVLSRKGIYVGENDDTEVTETILMKNAPFQINAHLSLIDALMMAYISEVVSVERVVQAVRKYTTFNASSELPNDVYDGLVFWTNKICLSVQLILDKKVKGQADQIIQGESQQKVRIVSRSTPRESVTVPVLEDFLSDVGDGCSLATLISFYCPTALKFDDICLKSSIGIADSLYNLQLVKTFCDNHVPGQCFLLTYEDFLYTGDRLRQNLYVMLAELFYWLEVQTLDCVAKCPGDSLRGEVPRPATAKLLSSTAIANLPISNVTKQSFQKSPSDDMAMTPGPGVAVPPRQPLLHKRLQQQPHYGSGPIETDVTHDAQSKQEPKPARRSQSLSGQEERDTIHHSVMAWQDTQQSVSDPRRQSQQSTGTNSLLANVSIDSDLNDSFSDDRLSMDLGDLSESNTPPPTLSQSHDLSSSASNLRNPEHPDYMELQSVTSGATTLRTSQPGDVNIANDVLRSSERSGEASYESTGRVDQAGSANHLEPLLPAKLRPAKEKSNHHSKEMERGDRERRKPTTPPKGNAQTRSSLTSSFISDSSDSSLRDVVTPLSESQISDCGESPRIPPSTQQQNYAAFTVQPDQPQSGRLSEQPRGDSRSEFVKTSYTISDQTYTPEMARAAGIPVVSDSNSNSILQRWGSREGSIASSRSSGDYSDHESHKIHWDHKDRESSESRAPKKMTTLTKSSGTDKFSCKTNPFVIKTHTPPVGDQKLSNTTSFAEIKRMKQNVGQMDNSGFVYMIKGQEPVETKKSSLHNSAQRPDRARPEKKTTFAALPNQMTWQQTSQQSEPVSAASDRSHVENGEAVGAGGTDMLQIRLKLEEKRKMIERKKHRMEAQHQKMRQRMGKTAFLQVIQKPNADKPEDVVNGRIPEVEGVGNYSSRTLPRSAFSSTVDTGRPRSLDRETRSLDRDIPGTRTVQLDHHGQGDVSSERGQQRPFSREGIQQTIENVRKKWFRDDDVLIPSSSETEIEHITDTQSRRIPAPSPHHRMSLSDERMSQSPPQRMVVSESPPQRVVASESPPRPIEGRRSQEGSAKKEDPKQYNRSLDKLNQSLVDLQGEISRLNLQQDQLKSMKMNAATAGSVHERTRERSSESPHREPSERTATPPRHQPEMKPASGHTVKSDVDGAMQTPERSAQGSTQHPSTLQHQGYPASAPHSSEAVLPTPERLNKAESEYGQHPTSLQQMPSYQQHQHGGLPMGVYTCQNQYVNMPQTPVMYSGYHTQPAPPYPPPQQFPPTPPHGYPPSPAFPQQFPQHIPPGSQFGVPSVSSPHYGIGMQPFQPPPPIASTYTVPSYPGYTSNANTIQSSVPSHVGAQPYNPTSVANIPSNNTAGITDGPALLSDNTPSSGNPNLSRTEQTPHSQSDYQPNVGEIKPQDDHSDDSGSVNSMGQNGGFFVSFGDGSPKRTKPALKKERGRKDQQLPLTNQDSVPSSQASLAPPGGQTRDRSSVSPQRAKWDIPSTSANQNVSQPGIGGPANVQPVVPTEPPIGFEIEPEKDFQEQITDDEMLKRKEKLIQMQIKRKEDQERKRSYKEIELARKKEQERLKQEEAERKKQEEKARRELIFRQYQDKKRQEQEEGDEYDRPAPRAREKSTTKPRPKSMHVAKTNIQSGSDEGLHSNSSQEDLSAQAFTISPGHSGSSRGYRRTHGLAPPRGKMRKAVSCNTLMTSSADGKSLAYGGVTHRRPASPDLYNRGRRSKANTESSDTGSNTGSNAGSDYAGPKLFVKPSSKSNRHIIINAISHCCLAGSVNSELKAKVLEEMAKSDAKHFIILFRDHSCQYRSVYEYYPETEDIYKIHGIGPKQITNKMIEKFYKYNSGSKGFSVISSTKHISVSIDAVAIQSALWKFGKAATKK; encoded by the exons GACACTGGAGTATAATACAAGTATTAAGTAGGAAGGGAATCTATGTCGGGGAGAACGACGACACTGAAGTTACAGAAACTATTCTGATGAAAAATGCTCCATTCCAGATA AATGCTCACTTGTCCCTCATAGACGCTCTGATGATGGCATACATCAGTGAAGTGGTCAGTGTGGAGCGTGTTGTACAAGCTGTCCG GAAATATACAACCTTTAATGCCTCCAGTGAACTCCCCAATGATGTGTATGATGGTTTGGTGTTTTGGACGAACAAGATTTGCTTGTCTGTACAGCTCATCCTCGAcaaaaaggtcaaaggtcaggcCGACCAGATTATCCAGGGCGAGTCTCAACAGAAG GTGAGAATCGTGAGCAGGTCGACACCACGAGAGTCTGTGACAGTCCCTGTACTGGAGGACTTCCTTAGTGATGTGGGAGACGGATGCTCTCTAGCCACACTCATCAGCTTCTACTGTCCAACAGCCCTCAAGTTTGATG ATATTTGTTTGAAGTCCAGCATAGGTATAGCCGACTCCCTATACAACCTACAACTAGTGAAGACTTTCTGTGATAACCACGTTCCGGGCCAGTGTTTTCTGCTGACATATGAAGACTTCCTGTACACCGGCGACCGCCTCCGACAGAACCTGTATGTGATGCTAGCTGAGTTGTTCTACTGGCTAGAAGTTCAAACGCTAGACTGTGTGGCCAAATGTCCCGGGGACTCGCTCAGAGGTGAAG TGCCCAGACCTGCCACAGCCAAACTGTTGAGTAGTACTGCTATAGCCAATCTCCCCATCAGTAATGTCACTAAACAGAGTTTCCAGAAGTCACCGTCTGATGACATGGCTATGACTCCGGGGCCGGGAGTCGCTGTTCCTCCACGGCAGCCCTTACTCCACAAACGACTACAACAGCAGCCTCATTATGGCAGCGGTCCAATAGAGACCGACGTCACACATG ATGCTCAGTCTAAACAGGAGCCAAAACCAGCACGGCGTTCCCAGTCACTGAGTGGACAGGAGGAAAGAGACACCATCCATCATTCTGTAATGGCCTGGCAGGACACACAGCAGTCAGTAAG TGACCCTCGACGTCAAAGCCAGCAAAGTACTGGAACCAACAGTCTTCTGGctaatgtcagtatagacagTGATCTCAACGACAGTTTCTCTGACGACCGCCTCAGTATGGATCTAGGCGACCTCAGTGAGAGCAACACACCCCCTCCTACATTGTCTCAGTCTCATGATCTGTCTTCTTCAGCTTCAAATTTACGAAACCCAGAACACCCAGACTACATGGAGCTTCAAAGTGTAACGTCTGGAGCCACAACGCTCCGGACATCCCAGCCTGGGGATGTGAATATAGCAAACGATGTGCTCCGTTCTAGTGAACGATCTGGTGAAGCATCTTATGAGTCTACTGGCCGAGTTGACCAAGCAGGGTCTGCCAATCATTTGGAGCCTCTACTTCCAGCAAAATTAAGGCCAGCAAAGGAAAAATCTAATCATCATAGCAAGGAAATGGAGAGAGGGGATAGAGAACGTCGAAAACCAACGACACCACCTAAAGGCAACGCACAGACAAGGAGTAGTCTGACTTCTAGTTTTATAAGTGATAGTAGTGACAGTTCTTTACGTGATGTTGTCACTCCGTTATCTGAAAGTCAGATATCTGATTGTGGTGAGTCTCCGCGTATCCCTCCATCcacacaacaacaaaattacGCTGCCTTTACTGTACAACCTGACCAGCCTCAGTCGGGACGGCTGTCAGAACAGCCACGGGGAGATTCAAGGTCAGAGTTTGTGAAAACCAGCTACACGATATCTGATCAAACATATACACCAGAAATGGCTCGTGCAGCCGGAATACCAGTGGTCAGTGATAGCAACAGTAATTCCATTCTTCAGCGGTGGGGTTCACGAGAAGGCAGTATTGCCAGTAGTCGAAGCTCGGGTGATTATTCCGATCATGAATCCCACAAAATTCATTGGGATCATAAGGACAGGGAGTCGTCTGAATCTCGTGCTCCAAAGAAAATGACAACATTGACCAAATCTTCTGGAACGGACAAATTCAGT TGCAAAACAAACCCTTTTGTGATAAAAACTCATACACCTCCTGTGGGAGATCAAAAGCTGAGTAACACCACAAGTTTTGCAGAGATTAAACGCATGAAACAGAATGTCGGTCAAATGGACAACTCAGGATTTGTGTATATGATCAAAGGTCAGGAACCTGTGGAGACCAAGAAATCGTCACTGCACAATAGTGCCCAGAGGCCAGACAGGGCTAGACCAGAAAAGAAGACGACATTTGCTGCTCTTCCAAATCAGATGACGTGGCAGCAAACATCACAACAATCAGAACCAGTATCTGCTGCAAGCGATCGCAGTCATGTTGAAAACGGTGAAGCAGTAGGGGCAGGAGGGACGGACATGCTTCAGATTCGTCTGAAACTGGAAGAAAAACGTAAAATGATTGAAAGAAAGAAACATCGCATGGAAGCTCAGCATCAAAAGATGCGTCAGAGAATGGGAAAAACTGCATTCTTACAAGTGATTCAAAAGCCAAATGCTGATAAACCGGAGGATGTTGTGAATGGCCGCATTCCTGAAGTGGAAGGAGTAGGTAACTACAGTAGTCGAACACTTCCAAGGTCAGCCTTTAGTTCAACAGTGGACACTGGTCGTCCAAGGTCACTGGATCGTGAAACAAGATCGCTTGATCGTGACATTCCTGGAACTAGAACGGTACAACTTGATCATCATGGTCAAGGAGATGTTTCAAGTGAGCGTGGCCAACAACGCCCATTTTCCCGTGAGGGTATTCAACAGACAATTGAAAATGTGCGAAAAAAATGGTTTAGAGACGACGATGTTCTGATTCCATCATCGTCAGAGACAGAGATTGAACATATAACAGACACCCAATCAAGACGGATACCTGCACCGAGTCCCCATCATAGGATGTCGCTGTCAGATGAGAGGATGTCCCAAAGCCCTCCCCAAAGGATGGTTGTATCTGAAAGTCCTCCACAGAGAGTAGTAGCATCAGAAAGCCCTCCACGTCCAATAGAGGGAAGGCGATCTCAAGAAGGCAGTGCCAAAAAGGAGGATccaaaacaatacaacagatcACTTGACAAATTAAATCAAAGCCTGGTTGATCTTCAGGGAGAAATCAGCCGTCTCAATTTACAGCAAGATCAACTTAAGTCCATGAAAATGAATGCTGCAACAGCTGGGTCTGTTCATGAGCGGACACGTGAACGATCGTCAGAATCTCCTCATAGAGAGCCAAGTGAGCGGACTGCCACACCCCCCAGACATCAGCCAGAGATGAAACCTGCCAGTGGACATACGGTTAAGTCTGATGTTGATGGAGCTATGCAGACACCAGAGAGATCTGCCCAAGGTAGTACACAGCATCCTTCAACTCTACAGCATCAAGGCTATCCGGCTTCCGCACCACACAGTTCCGAGGCAGTGCTGCCTACGCCAGAACGGCTCAATAAGGCAGAGAGTGAGTACGGCCAACATCCAACGTCTCTACAACAGATGCCCAGCTACCAGCAGCATCAACATGGTGGGCTGCCTATGGGGGTCTACACTTGCCAGAATCAGTATGTGAACATGCCTCAAACTCCTGTGATGTACTCTGGATACCACACCCAGCCAGCCCCGCCCTACCCACCGCCACAGCAGTTCCCTCCCACACCTCCCCATGGTTACCCGCCATCCCCAGCATTCCCCCAACAGTTTCCTCAACACATACCTCCCGGGTCTCAGTTCGGTGTACCTAGTGTATCTTCTCCTCACTATGGCATTGGCATGCAGCCCTTCCAACCTCCCCCGCCAATAGCATCAACGTACACTGTGCCCTCCTATCCTGGGTACACCAGTAATGCTAACACCATACAGAGTAGTGTACCTAGTCACGTTGGGGCCCAGCCATATAACCCGACATCTGTTGCTAACATTCCATCTAACAACACAGCTGGTATCACTGATGGCCCAGCCCTACTTTCGGACAATACACCATCGTCTGGCAATCCAAACTTGTCCAGAACAGAACAAACACCGCATTCTCAGTCAGATTATCAGCCAAATGTGGGTGAAATCAAACCCCAGGATGATCACTCGGACGACAGTGGTAGTGTGAACTCTATGGGACAAAATGGTGGGTTCTTTGTGTCGTTTGGTGACGGATCACCAAAGAGAACCAAACCTGCTTTAAAAAAGGAGCGTGGTCGAAAGGACCAACAGCTTCCGCTAACAAATCAGGACAGTGTGCCATCTAGTCAGGCCTCCTTAGCTCCACCTGGTGGCCAAACACGTGATCGTAGTTCAGTGTCGCCTCAGCGTGCCAAATGGGACATTCCATCAACATCAGCTAACCAGAATGTATCGCAGCCAGGGATAGGTGGACCAGCCAATGTCCAGCCGGTAGTTCCGACAGAGCCACCTATTGGATTTGAAATTGAACCAGAAAAAGATTTTCAGGAACAG ATTACTGATGATGAAATGCTGAAGAGAAAAGAAAAACTGATTCAGATGCAAATCAAACGTAAAGAAGATCAAGAACGCAAGCGATCCTACAAAGAGATAGAACTGGCCCGCAAGAAAGAGCAGGAAAG GTTAAAACAGGAAGAGGCCGAGAGGAAGAAACAGGAAGAAAAAGCCAGGCGAGAACTGATCTTCCGTCAGTACCAGGATAAGAAACGCCAAGAGCAAGAAGAAGGTGACGAATACGACCGTCCAGCCCCACGAGCCCGAGAAAAATCTACTACGAAACCAAGACCGAAGTCCATGCACGTAGCCAAAACAAATATTCAGTCTGGGTCAGATGAAGGTTTGCACTCTAATAGCTCACAAGAGGATCTCTCTGCTCAAGCTTTCACTATTAGTCCTGGTCATTCAGGATCTT CGCGGGGTTATAGACGTACGCATGGTTTAGCGCCACCCAGGGGCAAAATGCGGAAGGCAG TGTCCTGTAACACCTTAATGACAAGCTCAGCTGATGGTAAATCTCTGGCGTATGGTGGAGTTACTCATCGCAGACCGGCAAGTCCAG ATTTGTACAACAGAGGTCGCCGGTCTAAGGCCAACACTGAGAGTAGTGATACAGGCTCTAACACTGGTTCGAATGCAGGCTCGGACTACGCAG GGCCCAAGCTGTTTGTAAAGCCGAGCTCCAAGTCCAACCGACACATCATTATCAACGCCATCAGCCATTGTTGTTTGGCCGGCAGTGTCAATTCAGAACTGAAGGCCAAGGTTCTAGAG GAGATGGCCAAGTCCGATGCTAAACATTTCATCATCTTGTTCCGCGATCACAGCTGTCAGTATCGGAGTGTATATGAGTACTACCCGGAGACTGAGGACATCTACAAGATTCATGGGATAGGACCCAAACAGATCACCAACAAAATGATTGAGAAGTTTTACAA GTACAATTCTGGTTCAAAGGGATTTTCAGTGATTTCTTCCACAaaacatatatctgtgtctatAGACGCTGTCGCTATACAAAGTGCTTTATGGAAGTTTGGGAAGGCTGCGacgaaaaagtga